The sequence GGAAATAATtttttacaaatgtttaaaaagTACACACAAGATAACAATTTAAgacgacttatgttcactacaatttgtgatcataaaattatcgttcaaagactcaaggttgtcTTTTATCGATAAATGCCGATAATGTTCCgtagccagcgtggtgataaaggataactttttcacccaaagatGAAAGATTCTAGGagatttggagaaaccatgttaaaaataacaacagaacaagaactccaaacagatgATATGGATCTTCTCAAGGTCACTCTAATCCACATAGATATAGAGTTGGAGAACAAGGtatctgataagtgcattttatgcacttaatttatttatgattttgatTTAGTTTTGGTGTGTTTCGAGCGGAATTATGtggttttgttgttgtttgtgtgtaTGTAGGAATtattaaagatttgaagaaaaaattctcagaaaaagaagaaaatggtAGATTTTAAGAATTGGAGCATGCACAATTGCGGATAATTATGCGCCTCTGCGGAAGAATTACAGAAACATGGTAAAAATTGGACAAGCCTCTGCGTATACTTTGCGATTCTGCGGGTGTTGAAGAAAAGGAAGAGGCGCAGATGCGGATGACTTGTGCTTCTGCGCAACATGAACATAAACTGGCTAACTTTCGGAAAAGCTTCTGCGCATGAATTATGCTTCTGCGTGAGATGCACGCTTCTGCGTGAGATTTGAGCTTTTGCGCGAGCTGGGAAGATTGAAACATGTGCTTCTGCTGGAAAGTCGCGCTTCTGCGTGAACTGATATATTCGGAAAAAATCAGAGTTTGGAAATTCTGGAAACATgattttcttgggctttattGTAGGCTTCTCAAGCAAAATATAAAAAGTTTAGAAGATCAGAAAACAGGGGGTGGCCGCCGCATCAACACATCAAAAGAATTGATAGAGCTTGAACGGGATTCTTGGGAGGAGAAGAGcgtgaagaacaaagacgaacGTCGATCGACTGGACATAGAAGACAGACTACGGATTTGTTATCTTTCAttaaagtttttatttattgaattaatgTTTGTATTGAAAAACATGACtgggttttatttaaattttattatgaactaaatttcttagtctaggGGTTGGATGGAACATGGTGTAGACACGGTTATAAGttcttaattttattgaattgaattctcttatattaattgtgtttctagtttaaattgtcttttcaatttacaggccataaattgatctgttaaatttatttggaatccgacactcgggagaggggattttgaatagtaTCAATAGAAAcaacactgttaattgtttatatagctcggcaGAGtatatataactttaatagagccttaAAAAACAtagttttacacatatcattacaattagattcttaatagggatattggaattgaactgtagttgtACACTTTATTTGTTGCTCAGGAGAGGAAAATAGAATACTCTATGtgtttttggctattaattaaatgaaattcatgaaaataaaataatttggagtGATTTTTGTCGAAACCAgatgaaatctaaacctctagaccatttctcTTCTGATTGTTAATTTCTGAAAATTGTGTGCTTGCTATAAAAAATTCATTGCTTATTTTATGTTTCTGCAAACCtctcaaatattaattttctagataaagtttagactattctaattacaagtacttaataattatcaattttaatcttcgtgggaacgatactttactcactatattaaaacttgtcAATCACGTGCTTGCTAGCGTAAATTtaacaacaagtttttggcaccgttgccggggagtaatttattgattttattttagtcttgttaccaattattctagattttaatttagagcttttatttattttatttttagttgctaattgattttaatttttcttactcgtaGTGTATGCGGAGATCCCAAAGCGCTAATTCACTACTGTTTGATTCGGAatcgaacgcactgaaggagcACTGAGATGACTGAGACGAGAAGAAGAACTAAACAGAATGGCCGAAGAGAACGTACAAAAATCTCCCTTggtgcctatcagagatcactttaggccgacgatccaggctcattATTCTGGAATAGCGCGAGGAACCATAAATGCCAAAAAATTTGAGCTGAAGCCGacgttgatcaacatggttcagcagaaccaatttaatggaagCGCCACAGCTGACCCTCATCTACATATATGGACCTTTTTAGAAATCATTGATACGGTAAAGATGAacggtgtgtctgaggatattatacaaTTAcagttgtttcctttttctctcagggaccaGGCTAGAAGTTGGATACAATAATTGCCATTGGGAAGCATTACTACATCGGAGAAAATGGCAGTCAAGTTTCTTACAAAGTAATTTCCACCTGACAAATCCATccaactgaagattgagatcagcacCTTCAGGAAGATGGACTCTGAACAACTTTATGAGGTGTGGGAAATGTATAAGgatttacttagacgttgtcctaaccataactttgcagattgggaacaaatAGAGTTgttctacaatggtttgaacaCGCCTACTCGAATGtcggtggactctgctgctggaggaaCAATATTATCAAAAGACCCCATTCAGGCCTATGACATGCTGGAACAAATGACCATCAACAATTTTTAATGATCATCTGAGTGAATGGGAGTTAAGAAGCCTGTTGGAGAGTATAGTgttgatcctctcacatccatcactgcacAATTATCTGCGTTGACGATGCAAGTGGCTGCGTTGAATAAGGTGAGTGTAGCAGATCCAGCAGGTGTGTCAGTCACCATCGAggaatctcatccacctgaggaagctcaataCATAAATCCCAGAGGGTATGGAAACTATCGAGGTCACCCTCTccctaatacttatcatcctggcttacgtaaccatgaaaatATTTCTTATGCCAAcaaaaaaaatgtgttgaatcctcctcagagattcaatacaaacaagggtGAGGGGAAAGCGTCATTAGAGGATGTGGTATCTACATTTGTAAATGAATCTGGCAAGCGGATGTCGAGAACTGAGACTCGACATGACAGCATGGAGACACACATGTATAGTTTGGGTGCCATGATGAAGTCCATGGAAACTCAAATAGGGAAATTAACGAATGCTCTGAAGGAGAATAGAGGCCACTTTCCCAGCAATACAGAGGTAAATCCAAAAGAGTGGTGCAAAGCTGTAGAATTGAGGAGTGGAAAGAAACTAGTGGTTGAAAAAAGAGAAGTTGAGCATGAAAAAGCTAAGGAAGCTGAGGACTCAGTAGTTGAGGAGAAAATTGTTGAAGAGGAAAAGAAGGAATCTGAatcaaaaccgatgtacaagccacatCTTCCTTACCCACAGAGGTTCAAAAATAAGGCGCTTGATGAGAAGTTTTCCAAGTTTCTAgacatcttcaagaagatacatatcaacattccttttgcagatgctttggaACAAATCCCAAATTATGCCAAGTTCATCAAGGTTGTGATGTCCAAGAAGGGAAGATTGAAAGAAAATGAGGTGGTGAAATTgacagaagagtgcagtgcAATCCTACAGAAAAAGTTGCCACAAAAGCTCAAGGATCCAGAGAGTTTTACTTTCCTTTGTTTTATTGTTGGTACTCGTGTAAACAgggctttatgtgatttaagaGCTAGCATTGTTTAATGTCATTTTCTATTTACAAGGCTTTGGAGCTTGGTGAAGTAAAGGCAACCAAAATCACGTTGCAGCTAGCTGACAGAAGTATAACATATCCACGAGGAgttgttgaagatgttttggtaaaggtggataaatttatattttctgctgactttgttattttagatatggaggaagatgaagacgctcctttgatttttgggagacacTTTTTGGCTACTGCAAGGGCATTAATTGATATCTATAAAGGCGAGCTCACACTTAGATTTGGTGGCGAATCTGTGATCTTCAACATCTATCATGCCATGAGGGGACCGAGcgaggtaagtacatgtaaaaGTATTGAAGTTATTGATTCTTATACTCTTTTTGTTTGTGCAGGAATTGATGATCCATTAGAAAGATTCTTGGTTGGCGACAAGTATGCTGAAAAAGAAGAGGACTTTGAGCTTTGTGAACAGGAGGCGTTTCTTGATGGTGCTCCAATTGAAAAGGTAGTAAATccaaagaaagaagaagagtTGGAAAATAATACAAATGAGGTATCTGctgaaactcatgatcttaAGGAGTTACATGCACATTTATGTTATGCGTTCCTTGGTGATAAGTCAACTTGTCCTGTTATTATTTCTTCTCATATTTCTGAGGTTGAAAAAGATAAGTTGTTGAGAGTTTTAAGAAGTTTTAAAACTGCTTTAGGATGGTTGATTTCTGATATTAAGGGTATTATTCCAACAagatgcatgcataaaattttgatggaagagtcttATACTCCTTATGTCAATCATTAGAGGTGGTTGAACCCTGCCATGAAAGAAGTAGTTAAAAAATAGGTTTTGAAATTTCTGAATGCTGGTGTGATATATGTTATTTCTGACAGTAGTTGGGTGTCTCCTGTTCAAGTAGTTTCTAAGAAAGGTGGGATTACTATGgtcaaaaatgaaaataatgagttaatatccacacgtacagtaactggctgACGAGTTtttatagattataggaagttgaacaaaGTTACTCGTAAATATCACtttccacttcctttcattgaAAATTGTGtgcttgatagacttgctggttattggtattactgttttttagatggttattcaggttataatcaaattgctatagcaCCAAAGGATCAGGAGAAAATTACTTTTACGTGTCCTTATGGCACATTTGCTTTAAGAAGGATTCCTTTTGGTCTTTGTAATGCACCAAagacttttcagcggtgtatgatgacgatttttgcagatatggtggaggacaTAATGGAaatatttatggatgatttttcggTATTTGGTTCTTCCTTTGATCACTGCTTGCATATTCGTTCCCTTGTTTTGCAGAGATGTCAAGAAAAGAACTTAGTTcttaattgggaaaaatgtcactttatggtcCAAGAGagcattgtccttggacataaagtgtcatcaCAGGGATTAGAGGTGGATCAAACCAAATTGGTTGCAATTGAGAAGCTTCCACCACCAAATAATATCAAGGGCATCCGAAGTTTCTTAGGCCATGCGGGGTTTTATCGAAGATTCgtaaaagatttttctaagatcAATAAACCCCTGTGTAATTTGCTTAAAAAATATTCTCCTTTCATATTTGATGATTACTGTTTGTAGGCTTTTGAGAATATCAAGACGAAGTTAATCACAACACCTATTATGATCGCACCTGATTGGAAGAAACCGTTCGAGCTGATGTGTGATGCTAGTGACTATGTAGTGGGAGCTGTTTTGGGCTTGCGGAGAGAGAAAATATTTCGGGCCATTTATTATGCAAGTTGCACTATGGTTGCTGCACAGCAAAACTACACCACCACAGAAAAGGAGATGCTAGCAatagtttttgcttttgataaattttgtcCTTACTTAATTGGCACTAAAGTAGTTGTGTATACTGACCATGCAACAATTTGCTACTTGTTTGCCAAGAAGGATGCTAAGCCACACTTGATAAGGTGGATTTTACTTCTtcaggaatttgattttgaaatcaaGGACAAAAAGGGGAGTGAAAATCAAGTAGCAGACCACTTGTCTAGGCTGGAGTTAGAAGAAGCTAAGGAGGAGTAAATCATAAAAGAAGTGTTTCCAGATGAACAAATCTTTCAGGTAAGTTCATCCCTTCCATGGTTTGTTGATATTGCtaattttttgtcttgtggtGCTATACCTCCAGATATGAATCGCCATCAAAAGAAGAAATTCTTCCATGACATCAAGTTCTTTCTGTGGGATGACCCTTATGTGTTCAAAAGATGAAATGATCAAGAGATTAGGAGATGTGTGGCGGGTCAAGAAGCACAAGAAATCCTAGAACAATGCATTCAGCACCATATGGAGGACACTTTAGAGTAACACGGATTGAGGATATGGTattacaatctggtttttattggcctacttTGTTTATAGATAGTTACATTTTAGTGAAATCGtgtgataagtgtcaaagaacTGGGAATATATCTCAAAAGAATGAGTTacccctcacaaatattttagaagttgaattgtTTGATGTGTAGAATAtcgattttatgggtccattttCTCCTTCTTTTGGTTACACTTATATTTTACTCGCCTTCGACtatgtttcgaaatgggtggaagcaatttCCACCTCTACTAACgatgctcgtgttgtagtaaaattcatgcaaaagaatatttttacTAGATTCGGCActccacgagcaataatcagtgacGAAGGTACGCACTTttgcaataaaatttttaatacctttctcactaagtatggtgtcaggAATAAGGTGGCGTGCGCATACCATCCAAAAACCAATGGTCAGGCTGAAATTTCTAACCGGGAAATCAAGCGAATTTTGGAGAAAACGGTTAAGACGAATCGGAAAGATTGGACAATCAATCTAGATGACGCTCTTTGGGCCTACCGCATTGCATTCAAAACACCTATTAGGATGTCACCCTATAGGTTGGTATTTGGTAAAGCTTGTCATCTGCCATTGGAGCTTGAGCATAGAGCATATTGGGTTGTCAAGAAGCTGAACATGGATCTTGAAGTATCCGAAGAGTTGTTGAAATTTCAGTTGAATGAGTTAGAAGAATTCTGTAATGAAGCATATGAAAATACTAAGATTTATAAAGATCAAACGAAGAAGTGACATGATAAACAAATCTTGCGACGGAAATTTGAATCAGACCAGCAAGTTTTGTTGTTTAACTCTCGTTTGAAATTATTTCCAGGAAAGCTGAAATCGCGATGGTCCGGGCCATTTATAGTGGAGACTGTGTATCCTCATGATGCCATTGAGCTGAGATGTACAGATGGACGGACTTTCAAGGTGAATGGGCAGAGAGTCAAGCATTACTTTGGAAACGAAGTACAACATGCTGAGGGCACAGTGCTCGATGACCCCAAATAAAGAATGGTGAAAGTCAGGATGATGACTATAAACAAAGCTCTATATGGGAGGCCACCCATGtttattgtttattttgtttatttattttgtttattattatttcttggAAATTATTTTCTTTGGACGTCACtttgattaaatttaaaatttttggtgcAGAATTATTGCGCTTTTGCGAACCATTATTATGCTTCTGCGCATTTTGAACAGTAGGTGGCAAAAATTTGGACAAAGCTTCTGCGCCTATTTTTGCGAAGACTTATTGCGTGTCTGCGAAAAATTTTCACACAATTGCGCACTTTGAGTGAGATGGAAAAAAGGGTAAAGCTTTTGCGTCAATCTCATGCTTCTGCGccatttttgagaagcaaattCATGCTCCTGCGGACCTTTTCACGCATCTGCGCGCTTATAAAAGGAACAATCACACTTCTGCATGATAGATTGCGCATCTGCGCACTTCATAAGAAATCCTGGCACGCTTCTACGCGTGATTCATGCATATGAGCTTTCTCCCAGATTAAAGATACAACGTCATATTATTCACTTTTACATCTTCAAACCTATTCACTGCTCCAGCACAACTTAAAAATCTCGAATTTCAGTCCTGCTCAAGAAATATCACAACATCAAATATTGATAGTGCCTCTGTTCCGAGTCCTCTGCATCCGCGATTGAAACTAGGGTTCTCACCATCGCACACTTCTTCTCCAATCGCTCCAACTCATTGTTGCTACTGACCAAATTTCTGGAGAAAATCAAGGTATTTGGCTATCCTTCTTGACTTATTGATGGAATTATTGATAGTTAAGAACCGGAGATGATATCATCAAAAATTTTCTGCAAGGTGTTTGGTGAATTGAGTAAGTGACATATTGAAAGTGTATTGAACAAGAATTGTTGCTTAGTGTGGTTGGAATTTGTTTTACATATCATAATCCGTAACATAAGTGTTTGAATATGCCTCCGAAAACTAAAGGTAAGGGAGAAGCTTCTTCGTCGGCACACGCCTCTTTTGAAACCGATTTTGGGATGAAGATGCCGCGGCAAATTATATCAAATTATATGAGAAAACGATGCATAAGGAACGAGGCTTGGACTTAAGAGACTTTGGAGCGCCCACTATGGTTGCAGCTCAAGAGAGGGGATAGGGTGCATTTGTGAGACAACCACAAGATTCAGTGATGTCACTAGTTCAAgaattttatgcaaatttgtTAGTGAAGAATGAAAAATACAAGGTAAGAGTGCGAGGAAAAATGGTGGCATTCGATAAAAAAACTAACAATGACATGTATCGAATGTCAACTTTAGCCAATGATGATTATACTACATTTATAGCGGGATAATTTCCAgctgatgaggtgattcatgtCTTGTGTGAAGAGGGCGCCGAGTGGAAAACCAATTGGAAACATGAACCTGTCACGTTtctatcaatatttttgaaaaggGAGGCCAAAAACTGGCATGAGTTTGTCATGGCACGAATGATGCCATCTGGGCATATATACGAGGTAATAGTGGCAAGATCGACACTACTATATTGTTTGGTAGCCGGGCGATCAATTGATGCTGGTCGCATACTCCAAGATTCCATTGAAAATGTTGTGTAGGGCTCCTCTATCACGAGTCTTCCTCACTCCTCATTTATCACTGAATTATGCCAATATGCGGGAATCATCTGGGATCCCCAAGAGCAACGACTACCAACTCGTGCCCCTATTAGTCTCATAGCCCCGTTGAAACAGGATAAGAATAAGGTTGGGGAATCCTCTGCTGCGCAAGAGCCACCACCACAGCCATCACAGCCTAGTGTGCCTGACACTCTTCCTCTTCCACCTTCGCAACTATCACAGCCTCCTCTGGCATCGCTACCTACTGAGAACCATCAGTTTTTGCCTTTTGAGAAAACCGTCTTTGATCGATTTGATGTTTTAGAAGGACGCTTGACGTCCTATTGAGAAATGACACGACAACACATGGCGTATGTGCATGACTTTCATGCCGTTCTTGCTCAGAGCTTTCCTCCTGTTGCTTCCTATGCTCCTGCTTATTTTGCACCCCCGCCTTGGTCACACGATCCGGTTTCTGATGATTATTGTTTGAATGATGATAGCGACGATGATAATATGGATGTCGAGTCCTAACGCTCGGTATCAGAGGTACATGTCCCGTGTTCTTCGTACTGTTttcaatcattagggacaattattgtacctaagtttgggggggtgtttcaaattttgataccatgatttgaattatgtgttatgtGTGAATAGTTGCTGTGAGTTTTTAGTTTAGTTTTTGGTGATTAGGATGGTTGTGTTTATGATGCATTGAGTAGAATCTAGAAAGAACTGGAAAGATGGCCaatgatgataaaaaaaaattttgttttgtaactgaaatccatgactaTCTGCCTATCTAACAAATTTTGAACCGATGAAACCAATTAGATAAATAAAATTCTTATATACTCTATGATTTATGCTTGACTCTGAAGTTGAAACATATAAACATAGAAATGATAGAAGCATTGTTTGGAtctttgggcctaattttcattgaagtAATTTCATCCTTAGTTTCCCATTTGAGCCTTCACAAAATAATATGAGTACTTGAGGTACATCTTGAATTCTGTGACAATCATCGTTCACTATTGATGATTATTTATTCTGAACTGGTTTAAATTCATACAACTTAATTGTGTATTGAGATTTGTCTAGAATTAGTTCGGACTCCCTTCGAGGAGAGATACGGGTAAATTGTGACTTAGGGATGATTTATGCAATTTTTCTGAGAATCGTTTGTGCCTTTCAAGTTACACACTGAATTAATTATCCTTAGTACATTGTTTGAGcttaattaaaaaatgaatgacatgcgtgaaaacgtgtgataaacccccatttgGCATTTTTCAAGGTCCCACATGTACTACCTAATAATAGCCTAAACACTTTTTTCGACCTTAAAGGAGTAAGTTTTGAATGtgaaattgtaacgccccaaatttatcttaattgagtttatttgagataatcggagattagagaattcaagagccgatttgattttgatcagggtctattttgcaattttcgtaattttcagggactaaaacgcaaatatggagtttgttagatatttatagcatGAATTGACTTTTCTTTCACTCCATCTTCTTCCCCATCTCGTTTTACTCCATTTACGCTTGGGAAacgcttcttcaagctttcCAGATTCCGATttctgctcgatccgtccattaGAATTTATTTTCGAAGGCAAATTCGTGATCtcggcagcgagagcttcgttctatcgtaagtatttctccgatcagttatatttctaattttggatgttgttagaatcgattgagtttctgatatgatgttcttgaactagttcttatcgttttttctcagtcggttttgaaacaGAGCGTCGTTCAGAATTgtaatgatttttggaagcttaattcaaaaaattggattttgagaagtgttggatttgaatttttattgatgttttagcattggtttgagttgtttgcaatgctGTACTGCgatctgtgtttccggtttgatcaaaatatagccgttatgccgccagtttgagttttgggattttgaaccgtttgaattgttgaaatttTGGCTACTGGGTTTGTTTGTCGTTGTTGATATtattttgcctccgtacagattcgtttgaagtccgttgagcccagagttagcagaagtcaatcatcgaagagttggacgaagagcggtatagagtttaccttgagcgtttgttgttgttttaggttgtatagattttgatataacctcttattgtagcttatccagagttggagctattcgaatcaagaaaggtacaagcagaaaTCATTTTAGGGGGTAAGCACActcaagacagttggttcttgagtttcccttaaaatcacatacttgcatcaatacttgttctagaatgggaaacttgtattttgttgatttaaCTCTTGTTATTAATTGATTTATGGTTAATGCTTTGTGttttctatatgcattcatattgagcctaaatctttgatttcagcgggcagaacgaccctttttgtttagacgttttgggggctatattgtgagtggcctgggttgtagaagttcacctagtgtcagcacactccttatagtcgcaccaaagtctaggggatagagatacgtggcaccacctcgatcgggagagtcggtgagttgttacgtgatctcatcctcgagaTCCCAAAGCATAGTATCAAttccttgtttatcagagttgaaatcccagttttaaagacatgaatttcatttgtattaacattgaatatgctGTCTTTATgtcatgttattgatatattacttgttattgcatgttatgttgcttttactgggaatatcattctcaccggagttatccgactgttgcttttttttgtatgtgtacttggcaacaggtggggcaggatcgagtcagagaagacttggttagcatcgagatcaaggaatagaagtgagaattggtttagaagtcgaatcagcatgtcaatctattttatgttttgaagcatgttgagaactcgaacttgttgatTATGTTGAATCGTTTATGCAAGTATTGAGGATTGAATTTTGtcgttgcatgttttatattccTCGTTATGTATTGAAGTTGAAGTTGGGTTGATTTATTTCTGGAATTTTGTTTAGACCtgccatcgctcgatcggtagaggttgaccgatcgagcgagaaagttGTAACCTGTTTTTTGTTTTGCAAAAactttggccgctcgatcggttgagttttaccgatTGAGCGGAGCTGGTCTTGAGGTGGGCAGCAGAGTATAGAactttgcccgctcgatcggttgagttttaccgatcgagcgagacactgtttacctgaaaaataaatttattttatttcttttaatcttggatcttgtattcTTTAGTTATCATTTAACCcatgattagatgattagaaccgaggtctcacagaaagtggtatcagagaccataagttcttggttgaactagaagtgagcggggtagatcgagtccgcgtgTATTGACTcatcgcatgtgattgagttatttatttgattatttaatttccaTGCAaccatgctttattatttgaaaattatttgaattacatgattatgtgatttaatttataaagcatgaactacttgagatataattgttgGTTTATCAAATTGTATCCGAAAGTCTAAGAGGTTGAAGAGCACCGAATtatagcgattgagatatcttgtgtcctaacctttgattatcagatgggtcctcgtcgagttattaacagaaatcctccgccagttactcctccgaacaAACaggctagtactgaaactgatcagatggatgccacaacaactcctatggaaaacttactga comes from Henckelia pumila isolate YLH828 chromosome 4, ASM3356847v2, whole genome shotgun sequence and encodes:
- the LOC140861142 gene encoding uncharacterized protein translates to MGVKKPVGEYSVDPLTSITAQLSALTMQVAALNKVSVADPAGVSVTIEESHPPEEAQYINPRGYGNYRGHPLPNTYHPGLRNHENISYANKKNVLNPPQRFNTNKGEGKASLEDVVSTFVNESGKRMSRTETRHDSMETHMYSLGAMMKSMETQIGKLTNALKENRGHFPSNTEVNPKEWCKAVELRSGKKLVVEKREVEHEKAKEAEDSVVEEKIVEEEKKESESKPMYKPHLPYPQRFKNKALDEKFSKFLDIFKKIHINIPFADALEQIPNYAKFIKVVMSKKGRLKENEVVKLTEECSAILQKKLPQKLKDPESFTFLCFIVGTRVNRALCDLRASIV